A genomic stretch from Mycobacterium malmoense includes:
- a CDS encoding DUF6955 family protein — protein sequence MSKNTSIKINVWINDERLKALEEAGMAQLAKEAFAGMRLLPISVTNEQKDLILQQYPSAKYDSSTTGSIELLPKQAKDKLLEFSIKMHSTGSEVTDRFVKDG from the coding sequence ATGAGCAAAAACACCAGCATCAAGATCAACGTATGGATCAACGACGAACGACTGAAAGCGTTGGAAGAGGCCGGGATGGCCCAGTTGGCAAAGGAGGCTTTTGCCGGAATGAGGCTCCTGCCGATTTCCGTCACGAACGAACAGAAGGATCTCATCCTGCAGCAGTATCCTTCGGCGAAGTACGATTCCTCTACCACGGGGTCCATCGAGTTGCTACCGAAGCAGGCTAAAGACAAGTTGCTGGAGTTCTCCATTAAAATGCATTCGACGGGCTCCGAGGTGACGGATCGCTTTGTCAAGGACGGGTAA
- a CDS encoding nitrate/nitrite transporter gives MARTQRIADWDPEDTVAWDTGNDTIARRNLIWSIVASHVAFSIWYLWSVMVLFMPQSVYGFSTGDKLLVGATAALVGALMRIPYAMANARFGGRSWATFSSLLLLIPTVGAIVLLAHPGLPLWPYLVCAALTGLGGANYSASLANAEAFYPQRLKGFALGLTGGIANLGSAAIQAVGLVVLATVGHEAPYWVCAIYLVLLAIGSLGAALFMDNFKYRIDASHLRSILAVPDSWGISFLYLCCSGSFLGFAFAFGQVLQHNFVAGGESYGKASLHAAEIAFIGPLLGSLARIAGGKLSDRFGGGRVSLALLAGMILGGAFVVAVSTHDDFTREPHGHETSFTMAGFIVGFIWLFIFSGAGKASVYKLIPSIFEARGRTLDVDDAERRHWARVRSGSLIGFAGAFGALGSVGINLALRQSYSSTGTETPAFWIFLVCYIAAAFLTWVRYLRPQDTPIPASAPPPSTAQVPVKT, from the coding sequence ATGGCGCGGACGCAGCGTATCGCCGATTGGGATCCGGAAGACACCGTGGCCTGGGACACCGGCAACGACACCATCGCCCGTCGCAACCTGATTTGGTCGATCGTGGCCTCGCATGTCGCCTTCTCGATCTGGTACCTGTGGTCGGTCATGGTGCTGTTCATGCCGCAGTCGGTCTACGGCTTTTCGACCGGCGACAAGCTCCTGGTCGGCGCCACCGCAGCGTTGGTGGGGGCACTCATGCGCATTCCCTATGCGATGGCCAACGCCAGGTTCGGCGGCCGCAGCTGGGCGACGTTCTCGTCGCTACTGCTGCTGATCCCCACCGTGGGTGCGATCGTGTTACTGGCCCATCCCGGTTTGCCGTTGTGGCCGTATCTGGTGTGTGCCGCGTTGACCGGATTGGGTGGCGCCAACTACTCGGCGTCCCTGGCCAACGCCGAGGCCTTCTACCCGCAGCGGCTCAAGGGTTTTGCGCTGGGCCTGACCGGCGGCATCGCCAACCTTGGGTCGGCGGCCATCCAGGCGGTCGGACTTGTCGTGCTGGCCACCGTCGGCCACGAAGCGCCCTACTGGGTATGCGCGATCTACCTGGTGCTGCTGGCCATTGGCAGTCTTGGCGCAGCGCTGTTCATGGACAATTTCAAGTACCGCATCGACGCGAGTCACCTGAGATCGATCCTGGCAGTGCCTGACTCGTGGGGAATCTCGTTTCTATACCTGTGCTGTTCGGGTTCGTTCCTCGGTTTCGCGTTCGCCTTCGGTCAGGTGCTCCAACACAACTTCGTGGCCGGCGGGGAAAGCTATGGGAAGGCGTCACTGCATGCCGCGGAGATCGCCTTCATCGGGCCGTTGCTGGGATCGCTGGCGCGGATAGCCGGCGGTAAGCTGAGCGACCGGTTCGGCGGCGGTCGTGTCAGTCTGGCCTTGTTGGCCGGCATGATTTTGGGTGGGGCGTTCGTGGTCGCCGTCAGCACTCATGACGACTTTACCCGCGAGCCGCACGGCCATGAGACGTCCTTCACGATGGCCGGCTTCATCGTCGGTTTCATTTGGCTGTTCATCTTTTCCGGTGCGGGCAAGGCGTCGGTGTACAAGCTGATCCCGTCGATCTTCGAGGCGCGCGGCCGCACGCTGGACGTCGACGACGCGGAACGCCGCCACTGGGCCCGTGTCAGGTCCGGATCGTTGATCGGGTTCGCCGGCGCATTCGGTGCGCTCGGCAGCGTGGGCATCAACCTGGCCTTGCGGCAGTCCTATTCGAGCACCGGCACCGAAACACCGGCTTTCTGGATCTTTTTGGTGTGCTACATCGCCGCCGCGTTCCTGACCTGGGTGCGCTACCTGCGTCCACAGGACACACCGATACCGGCATCGGCGCCGCCACCGTCGACGGCGCAGGTGCCGGTCAAGACGTGA
- a CDS encoding PPE family protein, protein MLDYGTLPPEINSVRIYSGPGSGPMMAAAAAWDVLANGLDSVSRGYSSVIARLQGESWSGAASVAMATAAAPYVAWVTTAGAQAEEAASQARAAAAAYEAAFAATVPPTLVTSNRTQLANLVATNIFGQNTMMIGETEAAYEEMWAQDAATMYTYAASSSAATSLRQFGEPPQTTTAAGPSAQSAAVAQAAATPAVGQSQVTLSQLISAVPQQLQALASAGSSGSSTSAATSLVPSSLLTVFGNFNTLTAPINLGDGISRTYTSAGSFGTGIFRSNVQSAGDAIKEAGGAATAASTAAGSAGAPGPVLANAGNATAVGKLSVPQSWAATNPAAATVAEPNWLPESELDGGPSWQEVPATNMWNGVPPAGMGSTSGLLSRPSVNNVLRVAPRQFKMPRPSLGG, encoded by the coding sequence ATGCTGGATTACGGAACACTGCCACCAGAAATCAACTCTGTCAGGATATATTCGGGCCCGGGCTCGGGGCCGATGATGGCGGCCGCGGCAGCCTGGGACGTACTCGCCAATGGGTTGGATTCGGTCTCACGAGGTTACTCCTCGGTGATCGCGCGGTTGCAAGGCGAAAGTTGGTCCGGGGCTGCGTCAGTCGCGATGGCTACTGCCGCCGCGCCGTATGTAGCATGGGTGACGACCGCGGGAGCCCAGGCCGAAGAGGCCGCCAGTCAGGCTCGGGCGGCGGCGGCGGCCTACGAGGCGGCGTTCGCCGCCACGGTGCCTCCCACGCTTGTCACGTCAAACCGTACCCAGTTGGCGAACTTGGTGGCCACCAACATCTTCGGGCAGAACACCATGATGATCGGGGAGACCGAGGCCGCCTACGAGGAGATGTGGGCTCAGGATGCCGCTACGATGTACACGTACGCCGCGTCGTCGTCGGCCGCGACCTCCCTGAGGCAGTTCGGCGAACCGCCACAGACGACCACCGCCGCCGGGCCGTCTGCCCAATCCGCCGCGGTGGCCCAAGCCGCCGCTACCCCAGCCGTCGGACAATCTCAGGTGACCCTGTCGCAGCTGATATCGGCTGTGCCACAACAGCTGCAGGCCCTTGCATCAGCGGGATCTTCGGGCTCTTCCACATCGGCGGCCACGTCGTTGGTGCCGTCGTCGTTGCTTACGGTCTTCGGTAACTTCAATACCCTTACCGCGCCAATAAATCTCGGCGACGGCATTAGCCGCACGTACACGTCGGCGGGAAGTTTCGGGACCGGGATTTTCCGATCCAACGTTCAGTCGGCCGGCGATGCCATCAAGGAGGCGGGCGGTGCGGCCACGGCGGCCAGCACCGCGGCGGGTTCGGCAGGGGCGCCCGGTCCGGTGCTTGCGAATGCGGGTAACGCGACGGCGGTGGGGAAATTGTCCGTCCCGCAGAGCTGGGCGGCGACAAATCCGGCGGCCGCCACCGTCGCCGAACCGAACTGGTTGCCCGAGTCCGAGCTCGACGGTGGCCCGTCGTGGCAGGAAGTCCCGGCGACGAACATGTGGAACGGCGTGCCACCGGCGGGCATGGGGAGCACGTCCGGGCTGTTGTCGCGGCCCTCGGTCAACAACGTGCTGCGCGTGGCGCCCCGCCAATTCAAGATGCCCCGCCCTTCCCTTGGCGGCTAG
- the sat gene encoding sulfate adenylyltransferase produces the protein MDYRGHNGKLIVERVSTENAAVEIKGLPRIPISKAMAHEVISLSYGFFTPLAGFMGRQEVDGTLDKMQLPDGTLWSIPIVFDMSAESIEELGLEEGSGAVLEYLGVPMAIFDVAEIYEYDLERMAEKTYGTTDPRHPGVKKTLGYQNRFVGGDITLINEPVFNEPFKSFWLTPKQHMDALTEKDWKHVVAHQTRNVPHTGHEALMKQAWFAANEDMPVDNLNTGVLVNAIIGQKRVGDYIDEAILLAQNALRTSGYFRERVHMVSFTLWDMRYAGPREAIFHAILRTNLGCTHHMFGRDHAGVGDFYDPYDAQNLLKQHRTELGIKPVFLRENWYCPECLEVTNSALCGHDSKAQSFSGSLIRSILTDEVKPTQRVMRHEVFEVVMECAAKHGQGSPFVTEEYLKDRLPIFTLNQLEGLDS, from the coding sequence ATGGATTATAGAGGTCACAACGGGAAGCTGATTGTGGAACGGGTGTCCACCGAGAACGCCGCCGTCGAGATAAAAGGCCTGCCGCGCATTCCCATATCGAAGGCGATGGCGCATGAGGTCATCAGCCTTTCTTACGGATTTTTCACGCCGTTGGCGGGATTCATGGGCCGGCAAGAGGTCGACGGGACGCTGGACAAAATGCAGCTTCCCGACGGGACGCTGTGGAGCATACCGATCGTCTTCGACATGTCCGCGGAGAGCATCGAGGAGCTTGGACTGGAAGAGGGGAGCGGCGCGGTCCTTGAATATCTGGGCGTGCCCATGGCGATCTTCGATGTTGCTGAGATATACGAGTATGACCTCGAGCGGATGGCCGAGAAAACGTACGGCACGACCGACCCGCGACATCCCGGGGTGAAGAAAACGCTCGGCTATCAGAATAGGTTCGTCGGCGGTGACATCACGCTCATCAATGAGCCGGTCTTCAACGAGCCATTCAAAAGCTTCTGGCTGACTCCGAAGCAACATATGGATGCGTTGACGGAAAAGGACTGGAAGCACGTCGTCGCCCATCAGACCAGGAATGTGCCGCACACCGGCCACGAGGCGTTGATGAAGCAAGCCTGGTTCGCCGCGAACGAGGACATGCCCGTTGACAACCTGAATACGGGCGTCCTGGTGAATGCGATCATCGGCCAGAAGCGGGTGGGGGACTACATCGACGAGGCGATACTGCTGGCGCAGAATGCGCTGAGGACCAGTGGGTACTTCCGGGAGCGCGTCCACATGGTGTCTTTCACGCTGTGGGACATGCGCTATGCCGGACCCAGGGAGGCGATCTTCCACGCCATCCTGAGGACAAATCTTGGATGCACCCATCACATGTTCGGCCGGGATCACGCCGGCGTGGGCGACTTCTACGACCCCTACGACGCCCAGAATCTCCTCAAGCAGCACAGAACCGAGCTGGGCATCAAGCCGGTGTTCCTCCGGGAAAACTGGTACTGCCCAGAATGCTTGGAAGTCACTAACTCGGCGCTGTGCGGGCATGACTCGAAAGCCCAAAGCTTTAGCGGCAGCCTGATCAGGAGCATTCTGACCGACGAAGTGAAACCCACGCAGAGGGTCATGCGGCACGAGGTCTTCGAAGTCGTGATGGAGTGTGCCGCCAAGCATGGCCAGGGTTCGCCCTTTGTGACCGAAGAGTATCTGAAAGACAGACTTCCGATCTTCACGCTGAACCAATTGGAGGGACTCGATTCATGA
- a CDS encoding PPE family protein codes for MLDFGALPPEINSARMYSGPGSGPMMAAASAWDALAAQLELYAAGYSSTLSELQGQTWSGEASIAMAAAGAPYVAWATTTAAQAEQAAGQARAAAAAFDAAFATTVPPPVVAANRIQLAILVATNFFGQNTPAIAATEADYAEMWAQDAAAMYGYAAASSAATALTPFPEPPRTTNASGQSAQASAVAQAAGTSTGQTHVTLPELTSVLSQQLQTLATGGSVNGSAADPAPADAFSSILTAFSNFDTLVVSPAQPFWSTTYAVFSTGQFGTGLRLSQLQAAKAAAKAATSEADALGSGVVRGGPVLASVGNAAPVGKLSVPQSWAAANPVASAADGPIPLSGTDFRAVPAANADPPTSALGGAPAAESRSMGSVVLRNGRRRFKMPRPAFGG; via the coding sequence ATGCTTGATTTCGGGGCGCTGCCGCCCGAGATCAATTCGGCCAGAATGTATTCCGGCCCGGGCTCGGGACCGATGATGGCGGCCGCGTCGGCCTGGGACGCGCTGGCCGCGCAGCTGGAGCTGTACGCGGCCGGTTACTCCTCGACGCTCTCGGAGCTCCAAGGCCAGACGTGGTCGGGCGAGGCGTCGATCGCCATGGCCGCCGCGGGCGCGCCGTATGTGGCGTGGGCGACGACGACGGCGGCGCAGGCCGAGCAAGCCGCCGGCCAGGCTCGGGCGGCGGCGGCCGCCTTCGACGCGGCGTTCGCCACGACGGTGCCGCCGCCGGTGGTCGCGGCCAACCGCATTCAGTTGGCAATACTGGTCGCCACCAACTTCTTTGGGCAGAACACGCCCGCGATCGCGGCCACCGAGGCCGACTACGCCGAGATGTGGGCCCAGGACGCGGCCGCCATGTACGGCTATGCCGCGGCCTCGTCGGCAGCCACCGCGCTGACGCCGTTCCCCGAGCCACCGCGGACCACGAACGCCAGCGGCCAATCCGCCCAGGCATCCGCGGTCGCCCAAGCCGCGGGTACCTCCACGGGTCAGACTCACGTAACCCTGCCGGAGCTGACGTCCGTTCTGTCGCAACAGCTGCAAACCCTCGCAACGGGGGGGTCCGTGAACGGTTCCGCGGCAGACCCCGCCCCCGCCGATGCCTTCTCCTCGATCCTCACGGCCTTCAGCAATTTCGATACCCTTGTCGTCAGCCCCGCACAACCGTTCTGGTCGACGACCTACGCCGTATTCTCGACGGGACAATTCGGGACGGGGCTTCGCTTGTCTCAACTCCAGGCGGCCAAGGCTGCTGCCAAGGCGGCTACTTCCGAAGCCGACGCCCTGGGTTCGGGAGTCGTTCGTGGCGGCCCGGTGCTTGCGAGTGTGGGCAATGCGGCGCCGGTGGGGAAATTGTCCGTCCCGCAGAGCTGGGCGGCCGCGAATCCGGTCGCCAGCGCTGCCGACGGGCCAATACCTTTGTCGGGAACCGATTTCCGGGCGGTCCCGGCGGCGAATGCCGATCCGCCGACGAGCGCATTGGGCGGAGCGCCGGCTGCGGAGTCGCGGTCCATGGGCAGCGTTGTATTGCGCAACGGACGTCGCCGTTTCAAGATGCCCCGTCCCGCCTTCGGCGGATAG